One window of the Branchiostoma lanceolatum isolate klBraLanc5 chromosome 3, klBraLanc5.hap2, whole genome shotgun sequence genome contains the following:
- the LOC136430552 gene encoding uncharacterized methyltransferase Mb3374-like, giving the protein MSSKKEQHSDAARNMWETTNDDYEKFRPAHDEAGVRVLLEHLGLVDNVNHKNGTPPADDVIRNNGATPTYDVLEVGAGTGKCTRVIKDILGENARIVVLDPVSGMLQQLKAMVPGVDVLVGFCESIPLPDNSVKAVVSSQSFHFYANESALREIHRVLIPGGKFGINFTADDEDSPLIHEVLELIREYKYPECPDHFVNPLLDTSWKNCFDAAPLFTPLEEHLFPWENQQTLPDAESVVKLFMTYSAIAREPDVRKECAERMLELLTTDPAIKQNGNPLEIPRMSALYWCAKKEQ; this is encoded by the exons ATGAGCTCAAAGAAGGAACAACACAGCGATGCCGCCAGAAACATGTGGGAAACCACG AACGATGACTACGAGAAGTTCCGGCCGGCCCATGACGAGGCGGGGGTGAGGGTTCTGTTGGAACACCTGGGCCTTGTGGACAACGTCAATCACAAGAACGGGACTCCGCCCGCCGATGACGTCATTAGGAACAACGGAGCTACGCCCACCTATGACGTGTTAGAAGTGGGCGCTGGAACCGGGAAATGTACCCGTGTTATCAAGGACATACTTGGAGAG AACGCACGGATCGTTGTTCTGGACCCTGTGTCGGGAATGCTGCAGCAGCTGAAGGCCATGGTTCCCGGGGTGGACGTCCTTGTCGGTTTCTGCGAGTCCATCCCGCTTCCCGACAACTCCGTCAAG GCTGTTGTCTCCTCGCAGAGTTTCCACTTCTACGCGAACGAGTCGGCCCTGCGCGAGATTCACCGGGTTCTCATTCCGGGCGGCAAGTTCG GAATAAACTTCACGGCGGATGACGAGGATTCTCCACTAATACACGAGGTTTTAGAGCTGATCAGGGAGTACAAGTATCCTGAATGTCCGGACCACTTTGTCAACCCTCTCCTGGACACCAGCTGGAAGAACTGCTTCGACGCAGCCCCGCTCTTCACCCCACTGGAAGAGCACCTCTTTCCATGGGAGAACCAACAGACTCTG CCTGACGCCGAGTCTGTAGTGAAACTCTTCATGACGTACAGCGCCATCGCCCGGGAGCCCGATGTCAGGAAGGAGTGTGCAGAGCGCATGCTCGAACTGCTCACCACCGATCCCGCCATCAAGCAGAACGGCAATCCGCTGGAGATACCGCGTATGAGCGCCCTCTACTGGTGTGCAAAGAAAGAGCAGTGA
- the LOC136430551 gene encoding uncharacterized methyltransferase Mb3374-like yields MSATKETYSDAARDLWETTNDDYEKFRPSHDEAGVRVLLEHLGLVDNVNHKNGTLPTDDVTPKNGDTPVYDVLDVGAGTGKCTRVIKDILGENARIVALDPVAGMIKQLKDMVPGVDAFVGPCESIPLPDNSVKAVVSSQSFHFYANESALREIHRVLIPGGKFGINFTADDEASPLVHGVYELVRKYMYPDCPETFLNPLLDTSWKNCFDAAPLFTPLEEHIFPWENQQTLPDAESVVKLFMTYSAIAREPDVRKECAERMLELLTTDPAIKQNGNPLEVPRLNALFWCTKKVQ; encoded by the exons ATGAGTGCTACGAAGGAAACGTACAGCGATGCCGCAAGAGACCTGTGGGAAACCACG AATGACGACTACGAGAAGTTCCGGCCGTCCCATGACGAGGCGGGGGTGAGGGTTCTGTTGGAACACCTGGGCCTTGTGGACAACGTCAATCACAAGAACGGGACTCTGCCTACCGATGACGTCACTCCGAAGAACGGTGATACGCCCGTCTATGACGTGTTGGACGTGGGTGCTGGAACCGGGAAATGTACCCGTGTTATCAAGGACATACTTGGAGAG AACGCACGGATCGTGGCCCTGGACCCTGTGGCTGGCATGATCAAGCAGCTGAAGGACATGGTTCCCGGGGTGGACGCCTTCGTCGGCCCCTGTGAGTCCATCCCGCTTCCCGACAACTCCGTCAAG GCTGTTGTCTCCTCGCAGAGTTTCCACTTCTACGCGAACGAGTCGGCCCTGCGCGAGATTCACCGGGTCCTCATTCCGGGCGGCAAGTTCG GGATCAACTTCACGGCGGATGACGAGGCCTCTCCGCTGGTGCACGGGGTGTACGAACTCGTCCGGAAGTACATGTATCCCGACTGCCCCGAGACCTTCCTCAACCCTCTCCTGGACACCAGCTGGAAGAACTGCTTCGACGCAGCCCCGCTCTTCACCCCACTGGAAGAGCACATCTTTCCCTGGGAGAACCAACAGACTCTG CCTGACGCCGAGTCTGTAGTGAAACTCTTCATGACGTACAGCGCCATCGCCCGGGAGCCCGATGTCAGGAAGGAGTGTGCAGAGCGCATGCTCGAACTGCTCACCACCGATCCCGCCATCAAGCAGAACGGCAATCCGCTGGAGGTGCCGCGCCTAAACGCCCTCTTCTGGTGCACCAAGAAAGTGCAGTGA